The Microbacterium luteum genome includes a region encoding these proteins:
- a CDS encoding DUF4194 domain-containing protein, with translation MSDGHGTTDTGELAPDAPEDFPDGARRALVVLLTNRFITRTRNRAVWDILRGYEEEIRGRLADLYLTLEIDHDHGVAFKRQIMEEDTPRILRKDRPLSRDASFLLIFLCQECAHADPQDELVVVTRAQIDEFLSLDPPMSLRLAVLA, from the coding sequence ATGAGCGACGGACACGGCACCACCGATACAGGAGAGCTAGCGCCTGACGCCCCCGAGGATTTCCCTGACGGTGCCCGCCGCGCGCTCGTCGTGCTTCTCACGAACCGGTTCATCACCCGGACGAGGAATCGCGCCGTGTGGGACATCCTGCGTGGGTATGAAGAAGAGATCCGCGGCCGCCTCGCAGATCTCTACCTGACACTGGAGATCGACCACGACCACGGCGTCGCATTCAAACGGCAGATCATGGAGGAGGACACTCCCCGCATCCTCCGCAAAGATCGCCCGCTCAGTCGCGACGCCTCGTTCCTGCTCATCTTTCTCTGCCAGGAGTGCGCCCACGCCGACCCCCAGGACGAGCTCGTCGTGGTCACCCGGGCTCAGATCGACGAGTTCCTTAGCCTCGATCCACCGATGAGCCTTCGGCTGGCCGTCCTGGCGTGA
- a CDS encoding IS1380 family transposase translates to MQFKHAPAAVSAKFDDPNLVSAAGLVPMLRLARTAGLDQLAQVRLTVPSDKGANAGSKVMALVAGMLAGADSIDDMNVLRHGGMGRLFDRTYAPSTLGSFLREFRFGHVRQLDAVASRTLVNVAQSAPLLRASNGERVMVDLDDTIIEVHGYQKQGASFGYSGVRGLNALFATASTSQSAPVIVGQRLRQGKTGSPKGAARIVGDALATLRRMNPGTSARPLLRADSAFYGHATIGTAIKAGADVSVTVRMDPAVKAAIATIPEDVWEMIEYTDSIRDEATGRLISKAEVAEVPFVAFRSRKIVERVEGRLVVRRIPDLNPKQVEQPTLFDIYRHHAFFTTTDKTVMGTVVADKTHRAHAIIEQVHADLKSGPLAHLPSGVFTANSAWLVLAVIAFNLTRAAGLIADHAGRLARATTATIRRTLISVPARLARSARRVTLHLPEAWPWQAPFEQLFTATHAPPPAATS, encoded by the coding sequence GTGCAATTCAAGCATGCTCCCGCTGCGGTGTCAGCGAAGTTCGATGACCCGAATCTTGTGTCGGCCGCAGGGCTGGTCCCGATGCTCCGCCTGGCCCGCACCGCAGGGCTCGATCAGCTCGCGCAGGTCCGGTTGACGGTCCCGTCGGATAAGGGCGCGAACGCGGGCAGCAAGGTGATGGCGCTGGTGGCGGGGATGCTCGCCGGGGCGGACTCGATCGACGACATGAACGTGCTTCGTCACGGCGGGATGGGCAGGTTGTTCGACCGGACGTATGCGCCGTCGACGCTGGGCTCGTTCCTGCGGGAGTTCCGGTTCGGGCACGTCCGCCAGCTCGACGCCGTCGCCTCCCGGACCCTGGTGAACGTCGCGCAATCCGCGCCGCTGCTGCGGGCGTCGAACGGCGAGCGGGTAATGGTGGATCTGGACGACACGATCATCGAAGTCCACGGATACCAGAAGCAGGGCGCGTCGTTCGGGTACTCCGGCGTCCGCGGCCTGAACGCCCTGTTCGCCACGGCGTCGACATCGCAGTCGGCGCCGGTGATCGTGGGGCAGCGGCTGCGGCAGGGGAAGACCGGTTCCCCGAAGGGTGCCGCACGGATCGTCGGCGACGCTCTCGCCACCCTCCGCCGCATGAACCCCGGGACCAGCGCCCGGCCGCTGCTGCGGGCAGACTCCGCGTTCTACGGTCACGCCACCATCGGCACGGCGATCAAGGCCGGCGCGGACGTATCGGTGACCGTCCGGATGGACCCCGCGGTGAAGGCGGCGATCGCGACGATCCCCGAGGATGTGTGGGAGATGATCGAGTACACCGACTCGATCCGTGACGAGGCCACCGGGCGACTGATCTCCAAAGCAGAAGTCGCCGAAGTGCCCTTCGTCGCGTTTCGGTCGAGGAAGATCGTTGAGCGGGTTGAAGGTCGTCTAGTGGTGCGGCGGATCCCGGACCTGAACCCGAAGCAGGTCGAGCAGCCGACACTGTTCGACATCTACCGGCACCACGCGTTCTTCACAACCACCGACAAGACAGTGATGGGCACCGTGGTGGCGGACAAGACCCACCGGGCACACGCGATCATCGAGCAAGTCCACGCCGACCTGAAGAGCGGCCCGCTCGCTCACCTGCCCTCCGGGGTGTTCACCGCGAACAGCGCCTGGCTCGTCCTCGCGGTGATCGCGTTCAACCTCACCCGCGCCGCCGGACTCATCGCCGACCACGCCGGCCGGCTCGCCAGAGCGACGACCGCGACGATCCGCCGCACTCTCATCTCCGTGCCCGCGCGGCTGGCGCGGTCCGCGCGCCGGGTCACACTGCACCTGCCCGAGGCCTGGCCCTGGCAGGCCCCGTTCGAGCAGCTCTTCACCGCGACGCACGCACCACCACCGGCCGCGACCAGCTGA
- a CDS encoding ATP-binding protein has protein sequence MLINGQFRIEKVQVLNWGGYSDLQVMHVERAGTAILGPSGRGKSTLLDAMASVILPNPQEFNQAARDDKGQKRERTVYTYARGLTDRRRDENRRSGTTTYVRPPGTNGFASGAAITWAHDDGRRVTVFRLAWVASDTTGADAINANTIYGFVSGDFDLDRLNGLTGVRSGSSPLTKTTLSGLIDTSRGDLVDSSQSKIHAKMRSVMEMGKSDESQRLAMHLLRRAQASKGIFNINALFKEFVLTEPLALDRWGTALEAYREASRLYDEYEATRRQLETLTRLPQLAEKYQHAGKDHTRKTSLLLERAEGTPARLRIWHAHKLLDWLRARIDDNRLTTAETNEDLQAANTRRTHAKTTFDNLLLSLTSAGGDKAPLLKVQLDTAQHNLDRIGIHRAAVSRRLSEFDRTLPASQGDLLLLQDDLSDMRTQLETQQIALDAEAKAAVLRAGMIAGQRKSVAHELHQLSSRRSNISPEAAQLRADIAAATNVPLDRLHFFGELIQIKAEHQSWEAAVFSVLRGVAKDLVVDQEHFITVRRFINEHDTRMHVSLVPVREQGSQREPVPGTVPAIVELADSPFAPWVLNELVDRFSYQLVERDSDLDTKRASHLNGAVTRAGMRTAAFGRFAKDDSVQRYSFIGWDTADLRRDLEQNLASLTAELAPADAASNTAQATRDDARDRAQRLTTLLEELDWSSIDTAPAADQVRQLQEEIAEANTPEVTELQKQLDDARTEMTESELHAREIETKLTTLNAAWGVLVDLEDESSLLIDDSAVLDADEREATGTLGFLAPPVDVTTATGRALRAAIEASYGQAATDLQNQLVSLRKEREALETAVLATIRAFRGLEDRNQREIDESIDSLPALLSIHDQLLTDDLPRTKQRWLEQVDQDMNTQLRGLLVQIDDDRRSIVRGLAPIDRVLERVAFRVDSTLTIDVSDKPSGELNEFRSTISEYTSNTLHQSIERDAEKIERDFNRLRRKLALLDDLTRTGESWRRRVFDAREHVEFKAIEKRADGVEIVHDGVSGMSGGEGQELIAFILGAALRYRLGEGTDAPPTYASIVLDEGFVKADSDYTGRALAALSALGFQLIIGAPREKATAFESHVETVAYINSDPANPQGVRIFEMTISEALSIEEAA, from the coding sequence ATGCTAATCAATGGGCAGTTCCGCATCGAGAAGGTCCAGGTCCTGAACTGGGGCGGATACTCCGACCTACAGGTCATGCATGTCGAACGTGCCGGCACCGCGATCCTCGGACCGTCCGGACGCGGCAAGTCCACCCTGCTCGATGCGATGGCCTCGGTCATCCTTCCCAACCCGCAAGAGTTCAACCAGGCCGCACGCGACGACAAAGGCCAGAAGCGCGAGCGCACCGTATACACGTACGCGCGTGGGCTCACTGACCGGCGGCGTGACGAGAACCGACGCTCCGGCACAACCACCTACGTGCGTCCACCCGGCACAAACGGGTTCGCCAGCGGCGCTGCGATCACGTGGGCTCATGACGATGGCCGACGGGTCACGGTGTTTCGACTCGCATGGGTTGCCAGCGACACCACCGGCGCCGACGCGATCAACGCGAATACGATCTACGGGTTCGTCTCCGGCGACTTCGACCTGGACCGCCTGAACGGGCTCACCGGTGTCCGCTCCGGCTCATCGCCCCTGACCAAGACGACGCTCAGCGGCCTGATCGACACCAGCCGCGGTGATCTCGTCGATTCCTCACAGAGCAAGATCCACGCGAAGATGCGCTCCGTGATGGAGATGGGCAAGTCCGACGAATCCCAGCGCCTTGCCATGCACCTGCTGCGCCGCGCCCAGGCCTCCAAAGGCATTTTCAACATCAACGCGCTGTTCAAGGAGTTTGTGCTCACCGAGCCGCTCGCGCTCGACCGGTGGGGAACCGCGCTCGAGGCGTACCGAGAGGCGTCACGTCTGTATGACGAGTACGAAGCCACCCGACGCCAGCTGGAGACCCTCACCCGCCTCCCTCAGCTCGCCGAGAAGTACCAGCACGCGGGCAAAGACCACACACGCAAGACTTCACTCCTCTTGGAGCGGGCCGAAGGGACCCCCGCGCGCCTACGGATCTGGCACGCCCACAAGCTCCTCGACTGGTTGCGCGCACGGATCGATGACAATCGCCTGACGACGGCAGAGACCAACGAAGATCTGCAGGCAGCGAACACGCGAAGGACACACGCGAAGACAACGTTCGACAACCTCCTGCTCAGCCTCACCTCGGCCGGCGGAGACAAAGCACCCCTCCTCAAGGTCCAACTCGACACCGCCCAGCACAACCTGGACCGGATCGGCATTCACCGCGCAGCCGTCTCCCGTCGCCTATCTGAGTTCGACCGCACCCTGCCCGCCTCGCAGGGTGATCTGTTGCTTCTGCAGGACGACCTCAGCGATATGCGCACCCAACTGGAGACCCAACAGATCGCTCTTGACGCCGAGGCCAAGGCTGCGGTGCTCCGCGCGGGCATGATCGCCGGACAACGGAAGTCGGTCGCACACGAGCTGCATCAACTCAGCTCCCGACGATCCAACATCTCTCCCGAGGCGGCTCAGCTGCGCGCCGACATCGCCGCAGCTACCAACGTGCCGCTGGACCGGCTGCATTTCTTCGGTGAACTCATCCAGATCAAGGCCGAGCACCAATCATGGGAGGCTGCCGTCTTCAGTGTTCTGCGCGGCGTCGCCAAGGATCTCGTCGTCGATCAGGAACACTTCATCACCGTTCGGCGATTCATCAATGAGCATGACACCCGGATGCACGTGTCGCTCGTTCCCGTTCGCGAACAGGGCTCTCAGCGCGAGCCGGTACCCGGCACCGTACCGGCGATTGTCGAACTGGCGGACTCACCGTTCGCCCCGTGGGTACTCAACGAGCTCGTCGACCGATTCTCCTACCAGCTCGTGGAACGCGACTCGGATCTGGACACCAAACGTGCGTCACACCTCAACGGCGCCGTCACCCGCGCAGGGATGCGCACCGCAGCATTCGGACGGTTCGCGAAGGACGACTCGGTACAGAGGTACTCGTTCATCGGCTGGGACACCGCCGATCTACGCCGCGACCTTGAGCAGAACCTCGCGTCGCTTACCGCGGAACTGGCACCCGCTGACGCCGCGTCCAACACCGCTCAAGCCACACGCGACGACGCACGCGATCGGGCACAGCGCCTCACGACACTCCTCGAAGAACTCGACTGGTCATCCATCGATACGGCACCTGCAGCCGACCAGGTGCGACAGCTCCAAGAGGAGATCGCCGAGGCCAACACCCCCGAAGTCACCGAACTCCAGAAGCAACTGGACGACGCGCGAACAGAAATGACCGAGTCGGAGCTGCACGCACGCGAGATCGAGACGAAGCTCACGACTCTGAACGCAGCGTGGGGAGTGCTGGTCGACCTGGAAGACGAGTCATCTCTTCTCATCGACGACTCCGCCGTGTTGGACGCCGACGAACGCGAGGCCACCGGCACACTCGGATTCCTCGCACCTCCCGTCGATGTCACGACGGCGACGGGTCGCGCGCTCCGTGCGGCAATCGAAGCCAGCTACGGGCAAGCGGCCACGGATCTGCAGAACCAGCTCGTCTCACTCAGGAAGGAACGCGAAGCACTCGAGACCGCTGTCCTCGCCACCATCCGTGCATTCCGCGGCCTGGAGGATCGAAACCAGAGGGAAATCGACGAGAGCATCGACAGCCTGCCGGCGCTGCTCTCCATTCACGACCAGCTGCTCACCGATGACCTCCCCCGCACCAAGCAACGCTGGCTCGAGCAGGTCGACCAGGACATGAACACACAGCTGCGAGGACTTCTCGTCCAGATCGATGACGATCGCCGCTCAATCGTCCGAGGCCTCGCCCCCATCGATAGGGTTCTCGAGCGTGTGGCGTTCCGCGTCGACTCCACCCTCACGATCGACGTCTCCGACAAACCCAGCGGTGAGCTCAACGAGTTCCGCTCCACGATCTCGGAGTACACCAGCAACACCCTCCACCAATCCATCGAACGCGACGCGGAGAAGATCGAACGCGACTTCAACCGGCTGCGCCGCAAACTGGCCCTCCTCGACGACCTCACCCGAACCGGCGAGAGCTGGCGTCGCCGCGTATTCGACGCGCGCGAACACGTCGAGTTCAAGGCAATCGAGAAGAGAGCCGACGGCGTCGAAATCGTGCACGACGGTGTCTCCGGGATGAGCGGCGGGGAGGGGCAGGAACTCATCGCATTCATCCTCGGCGCAGCCCTGAGATATCGGCTGGGCGAAGGAACGGACGCCCCTCCCACCTACGCGTCGATCGTGCTCGATGAAGGATTTGTCAAAGCCGATAGCGACTACACCGGACGGGCCCTCGCCGCCTTGTCCGCGCTCGGGTTCCAGCTCATCATCGGCGCGCCGCGTGAGAAGGCAACGGCGTTCGAGTCCCACGTGGAAACCGTCGCATACATCAACTCCGACCCAGCCAACCCGCAGGGCGTGCGCATCTTCGAGATGACGATCAGCGAAGCGCTCAGTATCGAGGAAGCCGCGTGA
- a CDS encoding Wadjet anti-phage system protein JetD domain-containing protein codes for MRSPADVERLITTRYKSSWRAWLTQSSPEQITFPLQPPTASTIPAQEEAVRTWLHAWRAWHDLHPATSLRTATVRTAAGAQVVYTHIDIPGPTALAGLDPATANHWQTAISRYPQLADLDVSTDQLRPILPRIVDLDDYDFELLLRVVEWFRNNPASGLTARQVPVTGLHTKWLGRHKAIVICLLRTDIPNRVADLGAEAVDPELDINDLDLLGLRRLPNHVDVILADPADRRLVGGIRQLRAPVEEVAGLPLTPDDVLIIENKEAATPIEDRAGLVVIHSLGNFLDVLDALPWLRSARTWYWGDLDRAGITLLSRARARVPEIASLLMHADTVREFEPLANADPSGRVDPPEPVLTQDERAALEYLDAGQPPLRLEQERIPWHTAQTTINLAIDQAAVLD; via the coding sequence GTGAGGAGCCCCGCAGACGTTGAACGTCTTATCACCACCCGCTACAAGTCGTCCTGGCGCGCCTGGCTCACACAATCCTCCCCTGAACAGATCACCTTCCCCCTCCAGCCACCCACCGCGTCAACCATCCCCGCACAAGAAGAGGCCGTCCGGACGTGGCTACATGCGTGGCGTGCCTGGCACGACCTGCACCCCGCTACCAGCCTGCGAACCGCGACCGTCCGCACGGCCGCTGGCGCTCAGGTCGTCTACACACACATCGACATCCCTGGGCCAACAGCGCTCGCTGGACTCGACCCCGCGACCGCTAACCACTGGCAGACCGCGATTTCCCGCTACCCCCAACTGGCAGACCTCGACGTCTCCACCGACCAGCTGCGGCCGATCCTGCCCCGCATTGTCGACCTCGACGATTACGACTTCGAACTGCTCCTGCGCGTCGTGGAATGGTTCCGCAACAACCCCGCATCCGGGCTCACCGCCCGCCAAGTCCCTGTCACAGGTCTCCACACCAAGTGGCTGGGACGGCACAAGGCGATCGTCATCTGCCTGCTTCGAACCGACATCCCCAACCGGGTGGCTGATCTTGGCGCAGAAGCCGTCGACCCTGAACTCGACATCAACGACCTCGATCTACTCGGACTGCGGCGACTGCCGAACCACGTCGACGTCATCCTCGCCGACCCCGCCGACCGCCGACTCGTGGGCGGCATCCGCCAACTCCGAGCACCCGTCGAAGAAGTCGCCGGCCTCCCCCTCACCCCCGATGACGTCCTGATCATCGAGAACAAGGAGGCCGCGACGCCAATAGAGGACCGAGCAGGGCTTGTAGTGATTCATTCGCTTGGCAACTTTCTCGACGTGCTCGACGCGCTCCCATGGCTGCGGTCCGCACGCACCTGGTACTGGGGAGACCTCGATCGAGCCGGGATCACACTGCTGTCGCGTGCCCGGGCTAGGGTGCCCGAGATCGCCTCCCTACTCATGCACGCCGACACTGTCCGGGAGTTCGAACCACTCGCGAACGCCGACCCGAGCGGTCGCGTAGACCCACCCGAACCAGTCCTCACGCAAGATGAACGTGCCGCGCTGGAATATCTCGACGCTGGACAGCCGCCGCTCCGCCTCGAACAAGAACGCATTCCATGGCACACAGCGCAAACCACCATCAACCTGGCGATCGACCAGGCCGCTGTCCTCGATTAG
- a CDS encoding zinc ABC transporter ATPase, whose translation MPHTDDHTDWEQIIRDMIARSSESAPTEPGVYRMPCGNCYVDFFRTSDGTESWLVPGDERSYTRDTVAIDRHGDHPWERMYTLGHAAAEIRRRATADDTPVEVLVEQLAAIAAVEDAAEAEEIARIARERPADSPDVPLADVARKFGIDLDEL comes from the coding sequence GTGCCGCACACAGACGACCACACCGACTGGGAACAGATCATCCGCGACATGATCGCGCGGAGCAGCGAATCCGCACCTACCGAGCCAGGCGTGTACCGGATGCCGTGCGGGAACTGCTACGTCGACTTCTTCCGCACCTCGGACGGCACCGAAAGTTGGCTCGTCCCCGGCGACGAGCGCAGCTACACTCGCGACACTGTCGCCATCGACCGGCACGGCGACCACCCGTGGGAGCGGATGTACACCCTCGGCCACGCCGCCGCCGAGATCCGACGCCGCGCGACCGCCGACGATACGCCCGTCGAGGTGCTGGTCGAGCAGCTGGCGGCGATCGCCGCGGTGGAGGACGCGGCCGAGGCGGAGGAGATCGCCCGCATCGCCCGGGAACGTCCCGCCGACAGCCCGGACGTCCCGCTCGCCGATGTCGCTCGGAAGTTCGGGATCGATCTCGACGAGCTCTAG
- a CDS encoding metallophosphoesterase, producing MNLYPRFDFDQVDFVTADTHFSHARISELADRPFATVDEMNAELIRRWNETVSPTEVVLHLGDVALGPIEESIGITAQLHGRRFLVPGNHDRVSPATQSKKAIERFAALYEAAGWTILPEVIEGTRRGYRILASHYPYKGDSQESDRHTTHRPRWDDGIPLLHPRPRPRTERAPVPRRRRRPRLHARPLHRNRRVDPRPPRRRTMARHRNP from the coding sequence GTGAACCTGTATCCGCGGTTCGACTTCGACCAGGTCGACTTCGTCACCGCGGACACCCACTTCAGCCACGCGCGGATCAGCGAACTCGCGGATCGCCCGTTCGCAACGGTCGACGAGATGAACGCTGAACTCATCCGCCGCTGGAACGAAACGGTCAGTCCGACAGAGGTGGTGCTCCACCTCGGAGATGTCGCGCTCGGCCCGATCGAGGAATCGATCGGTATCACCGCGCAACTGCACGGCCGCCGATTCCTGGTCCCCGGAAACCACGACCGGGTGTCACCGGCGACGCAGTCGAAGAAGGCGATCGAACGGTTCGCGGCGCTCTACGAAGCGGCCGGTTGGACGATTCTGCCGGAGGTCATCGAAGGCACCCGACGCGGGTATCGGATCCTCGCTTCTCACTACCCATACAAGGGCGACTCGCAGGAGTCGGATCGGCACACCACCCATCGACCGCGCTGGGACGACGGGATCCCACTCCTACACCCACGCCCGCGACCACGGACCGAACGGGCACCAGTTCCACGTCGGCGTCGACGCCCACGGCTACACGCCCGTCCCCTTCACCGAAATCGACGCGTGGATCCGCGGCCTCCCAGACGCCGAACCATGGCTCGACATCGCAATCCGTGA